A region of Desulfolithobacter dissulfuricans DNA encodes the following proteins:
- a CDS encoding sigma-54-dependent transcriptional regulator, with amino-acid sequence MSRSELSDSRQRILVIDDEENMRHMLSVLLAGHGYVVDCAADGREGLDMLGQKQYQFVLCDIRMPRLDGMDFLRESRDISHGATIIMMSAFGTVESAIEAMKEGAYDYISKPFKADEILLTLNKARERERLRQENVRLKKRLADLESRQGFKGMVARSKAMHEVFSLALKVARHTTTVLITGESGTGKELIARGIHAESPRRDRPFLAINCGSIPENLLESEFFGSMRGAFTGADQDRKGLFEQAEGGTLFLDEIGELPLGMQVKLLRVLQERTIRRIGGSREIPVDVRILCATARDLAKEVQAGQFREDLYFRLNVVEIRLPPLRERVEDIPLLAEHFLHKVNAATGLQVKGISPSAVSRLVANPWPGNVRELENVIERAAILAEKQIILPENLPDTLGSRPENRRIDDFFNTYSLKKAKKIMEKRLIARALEAVGGNKSRAAELLELSYPSLLAKIREYGLQNN; translated from the coding sequence ATGAGCCGTAGCGAGTTGAGCGATTCAAGACAACGGATTCTGGTCATCGATGACGAGGAAAACATGCGGCATATGCTGTCGGTGCTGCTGGCCGGTCATGGTTATGTGGTGGACTGCGCGGCCGATGGCCGGGAAGGGTTGGACATGCTCGGCCAAAAGCAATACCAGTTCGTGCTCTGCGATATCCGCATGCCGCGCCTGGATGGAATGGACTTTCTGAGGGAATCCCGAGATATTTCCCATGGGGCGACCATTATCATGATGTCTGCTTTCGGCACTGTCGAAAGCGCGATCGAGGCCATGAAGGAGGGGGCCTATGATTATATCAGCAAGCCGTTCAAGGCCGATGAGATCCTTCTGACCTTGAACAAGGCCCGCGAGCGGGAGCGGTTGCGGCAGGAAAATGTCCGCCTGAAGAAGCGGCTGGCCGATCTGGAGAGCCGGCAGGGGTTCAAGGGCATGGTGGCCAGGAGCAAGGCCATGCACGAGGTGTTTTCCCTGGCCCTCAAGGTGGCTCGCCATACCACCACCGTGCTGATTACCGGTGAGTCGGGAACCGGCAAGGAGCTGATCGCCCGCGGCATCCATGCTGAAAGTCCGCGCCGGGACAGGCCGTTTCTGGCCATCAACTGCGGCTCTATCCCGGAAAACCTGCTGGAAAGCGAATTTTTCGGCTCCATGCGCGGCGCCTTTACCGGCGCGGACCAGGATAGGAAGGGGCTTTTTGAGCAGGCTGAAGGCGGAACCCTGTTTCTTGATGAAATCGGTGAGCTGCCGCTTGGTATGCAGGTCAAGCTTCTTCGGGTGCTGCAGGAGCGGACAATACGGCGGATAGGTGGCTCCCGGGAGATACCGGTGGATGTCCGCATTCTCTGCGCCACTGCCAGGGATCTTGCCAAGGAGGTGCAGGCGGGACAGTTTCGCGAAGACCTCTATTTCCGTCTCAACGTGGTGGAGATCCGTTTACCTCCTCTGCGGGAGCGGGTGGAGGACATCCCGCTGCTGGCAGAACATTTTCTCCACAAGGTCAACGCAGCGACCGGGCTTCAGGTCAAGGGTATTTCACCCTCGGCTGTCAGCCGGCTGGTCGCCAACCCGTGGCCGGGGAATGTGCGTGAACTGGAAAATGTCATCGAAAGAGCTGCCATCCTGGCTGAAAAGCAGATCATCCTCCCGGAAAACCTGCCCGATACCCTTGGTTCCAGGCCTGAGAACCGGCGGATCGACGATTTCTTCAACACATATTCCCTTAAAAAAGCCAAGAAGATCATGGAAAAACGGTTGATTGCCCGGGCCCTGGAGGCGGTGGGCGGTAACAAGAGCCGGGCGGCCGAACTCCTCGAACTCAGCTATCCCTCGCTGCTGGCCAAGATCAGGGAATATGGTCTGCAGAACAACTAA
- a CDS encoding type IV pilus modification PilV family protein: MKFQAGYDEAGFTLVESIVALLILAIGILSLYTMVTTTLKGNSAAQAMTVSSTVLADKLEELIYLSYDDSQLDTDAANNPHTITTGLPEGVISLSWTVTAWSSDGIDNDGDADVDEYDERGLKTINLSVIYNTIAGQKTHSIEFIKAEIFQ; encoded by the coding sequence ATGAAGTTTCAAGCAGGATACGATGAAGCCGGTTTTACCCTGGTTGAGTCGATCGTTGCATTGCTGATACTTGCGATCGGAATTTTGTCGCTCTACACCATGGTTACGACAACACTCAAGGGAAATTCCGCGGCTCAGGCAATGACCGTGTCGTCGACCGTACTTGCCGACAAACTGGAGGAACTTATCTATCTTTCCTACGACGACAGCCAACTTGATACCGATGCGGCGAACAATCCACATACCATTACCACCGGTTTGCCTGAAGGTGTGATATCTCTGTCGTGGACAGTGACAGCCTGGAGCAGTGACGGTATTGACAACGACGGTGATGCCGATGTGGATGAATATGACGAACGGGGCCTTAAAACTATCAATCTATCCGTTATCTATAATACCATTGCCGGCCAGAAGACACACAGTATAGAGTTTATCAAGGCGGAAATATTTCAATGA
- a CDS encoding PilW family protein, translated as MSNATFKAGLGNGGFTIVELMITLVISGIIVAAIYSAYIVQQRTYTVQNAVSEMQQNLRAGLMLMTDEIRIAGLDEQGTAGAGITSATVARLNFTLDRDGDGSLGGTSESISFGFRDADDADGDGMVDDLNQNGRNDDAASLGKDTGGGYQSIADNIQAIEFYYLLADGTETTAPAQLDQIRAVRVSVLARAGYPDPDFTNSRTYTTASGASWGPFNDNYRRRLLIMSVQCRNLGL; from the coding sequence ATGAGCAACGCTACTTTCAAGGCAGGCTTGGGCAATGGGGGATTTACTATCGTCGAACTGATGATCACTCTGGTCATTTCCGGCATCATTGTCGCAGCCATTTATTCAGCCTACATCGTGCAGCAGCGGACCTACACGGTACAGAACGCGGTTTCCGAGATGCAGCAGAATCTCAGGGCGGGGCTGATGCTGATGACCGATGAGATCCGGATCGCCGGTCTAGATGAACAGGGTACCGCCGGGGCGGGTATCACCTCGGCAACTGTGGCGAGATTGAACTTCACTCTGGACAGGGACGGCGACGGTTCGTTGGGTGGAACGAGCGAATCGATCAGTTTCGGCTTTCGGGATGCCGATGATGCTGACGGGGACGGCATGGTCGATGACCTCAATCAGAACGGCCGTAATGACGATGCTGCCTCCCTGGGTAAAGATACCGGTGGCGGGTATCAGTCCATTGCCGACAATATTCAGGCCATCGAATTTTATTATCTCCTTGCCGATGGCACCGAGACGACCGCGCCGGCCCAACTCGATCAGATCCGGGCGGTACGGGTTTCAGTGCTTGCTCGGGCCGGCTACCCTGATCCGGATTTCACCAATAGCAGGACTTATACGACAGCATCTGGAGCCAGTTGGGGACCTTTTAATGATAATTATCGACGCCGTCTTCTGATCATGTCGGTGCAGTGTAGAAATCTGGGATTGTAA
- a CDS encoding GspH/FimT family pseudopilin, translated as MLVEITQKTKRQRIPVDRSGFTVIEIMIALGIMAIMAAFVAPDLLDWLPNMRLKSAARDLYANMQKARGLAVRDNADRAIYFDTANDRYFLCTDKGADDDWTTIADNTVLATVTLASYGSGVAYGHNVNATPVGTTFDDDVTYAGDVLVFNSRGTGSAGYVYLVHQDASTTYAVGTRSSGVIKLLKWNGSSWQ; from the coding sequence GTGCTCGTCGAAATCACCCAAAAAACAAAAAGACAGCGTATACCGGTCGACAGATCCGGATTTACAGTGATCGAGATCATGATCGCTCTGGGGATCATGGCTATTATGGCTGCCTTTGTTGCCCCTGACCTGTTGGACTGGTTGCCCAACATGCGGCTCAAGTCTGCGGCACGAGATCTGTACGCCAATATGCAGAAAGCTCGAGGCCTGGCTGTCCGCGACAATGCGGACCGGGCTATCTATTTTGATACGGCCAATGACCGTTATTTCCTCTGTACGGACAAGGGGGCGGATGACGACTGGACGACCATAGCCGATAACACTGTCCTGGCCACCGTCACCCTTGCATCTTATGGCAGTGGTGTCGCCTACGGTCATAATGTCAACGCTACCCCAGTCGGCACGACATTCGATGACGACGTAACCTATGCCGGTGACGTCTTAGTCTTCAACTCACGTGGTACGGGCAGCGCAGGATATGTCTACCTCGTCCATCAGGATGCCTCCACCACCTATGCGGTCGGCACCAGGTCCAGTGGGGTGATCAAGCTTTTGAAGTGGAATGGGAGCAGCTGGCAATGA
- a CDS encoding ATP-binding protein has product MIPRKLKLPPAGEETFFLWGPRQTGKSTLLRISYPDAYWIDLLKAEEFRRYLTNPELLRQELPTNGPMPFVVIDEVQKLPQLLDEVHWLHENRGVQFGLCGSSARKVKRGHANLLGGRAIRYELFGFVSAELFPDFDLNRLLNHGYLPRIYTSERPRRLLNAYVSDYLKEEIAAEGLVRNLPVFSDFLNLAALSDTETVNFSTIARDCGVSSQTIKGYFQILEDTLLGRWLPSFRKRPKRRVTAAAKFYFTDVGIVNFLAKRGILQQGSPLFGKAFENWCFHELVAYNMYSEAYAELYYWRLAGGTEVDFIVNDMEIAIEAKAAKKISSQHMKGMRSLQIDHPEIKRRIIVCCEDKPRVTDDNIEILPARIFAETLWNGELF; this is encoded by the coding sequence ATGATTCCAAGAAAACTCAAGCTGCCACCTGCAGGCGAAGAAACCTTTTTTTTATGGGGTCCACGACAAACCGGCAAGTCAACGCTTCTACGGATATCCTATCCTGATGCTTACTGGATCGACCTTCTGAAAGCTGAAGAGTTCCGGCGCTATCTCACCAATCCGGAACTCCTCCGTCAGGAACTGCCAACAAACGGCCCAATGCCCTTTGTCGTGATTGATGAAGTGCAGAAACTTCCCCAGTTGCTGGATGAAGTGCATTGGCTCCATGAAAATCGCGGCGTCCAGTTTGGACTGTGCGGATCAAGCGCCAGAAAGGTTAAACGGGGACATGCCAACCTGCTGGGAGGACGGGCGATCCGCTATGAACTTTTTGGTTTTGTTTCGGCGGAACTGTTCCCTGATTTCGACCTGAACAGACTACTGAATCATGGGTATCTTCCCAGAATATATACGTCCGAACGACCGCGCAGACTGCTTAACGCCTATGTATCGGATTACCTGAAAGAAGAAATTGCGGCAGAGGGCCTGGTACGAAACCTGCCCGTTTTTTCGGATTTTTTGAATCTGGCGGCACTGTCGGACACGGAAACAGTCAATTTTTCCACCATTGCACGGGATTGCGGAGTATCAAGCCAGACAATCAAAGGATATTTTCAGATTCTTGAAGATACCCTGCTCGGCAGATGGCTGCCAAGTTTCCGCAAACGACCCAAAAGAAGAGTTACCGCAGCTGCGAAATTTTATTTTACAGATGTGGGAATCGTCAACTTTCTGGCAAAACGGGGAATCCTGCAACAGGGATCTCCCTTGTTCGGCAAGGCCTTTGAAAACTGGTGCTTTCATGAACTTGTCGCCTACAACATGTACAGTGAAGCGTATGCAGAGTTGTACTACTGGCGACTTGCAGGCGGCACAGAGGTGGACTTCATTGTCAATGACATGGAGATTGCCATCGAAGCAAAGGCTGCAAAAAAAATTTCATCCCAACATATGAAAGGAATGCGCAGCCTGCAGATCGACCACCCGGAAATAAAACGCAGGATCATCGTCTGCTGCGAGGACAAGCCACGGGTAACGGATGACAACATAGAAATTCTTCCCGCGCGGATATTTGCAGAAACGCTGTGGAATGGAGAACTGTTTTAG
- a CDS encoding sensor histidine kinase has product MLKIKITLTLVVLLVLAMGLVNLVLIMFWQRQGMHQEIRHAETMVEFALDQGRSGMDALLGRLVFGGKADCAGYRLDGRKARVSGESWCRAGALTQVLDEAAVTGREVIRAVSPLQGLLQGSRPVVVLARPIPGDTSGGAIGVAVALDELAAALGRAERVMLVYMGVNLLILGTIGFFRISNYVLRPVGRLARLADRYEDSETRLFAEQSGASEFARLATSLNSMLARIGRDRAALEQSVRELGLANRRLKEKQQEMIRAEKLASVGRLAAGLAHEIGNPLGIVQGYLGLLQQTEAMGGDQKEYLRRAEQELERVTRLIRQLLDFARVSKGERREVSVHELLAAERAMVRDLPLFHGMTLACHLDAERDRVVADPGQLRQVFLNCLVNAADAVAAKEETDPSGHIVLRTENRSVSSEDDEREVVLITIEDNGVGIAPGMLDTVFDPFFTTKEPGKGTGLGLAVSLAIIEGAGGGMRLRGREGEGVTVEIELPVAVKQAGDMEPKGQGS; this is encoded by the coding sequence ATGCTCAAAATCAAGATAACCCTTACCCTGGTGGTGCTTCTTGTCCTGGCCATGGGGCTTGTCAACCTGGTGCTGATCATGTTCTGGCAGCGGCAGGGGATGCATCAGGAGATCCGGCACGCTGAAACCATGGTGGAATTTGCCCTTGACCAGGGGCGGTCGGGGATGGACGCTCTCCTTGGGCGTCTGGTCTTCGGCGGGAAAGCCGACTGCGCCGGTTACCGCCTGGATGGCCGCAAAGCCAGGGTCTCGGGAGAAAGCTGGTGCCGGGCCGGAGCACTGACCCAGGTGCTTGACGAGGCGGCCGTCACCGGCCGGGAGGTGATCAGGGCCGTGAGCCCCCTGCAGGGTCTGCTGCAGGGAAGTCGGCCTGTCGTTGTCCTGGCCAGGCCGATCCCCGGTGATACCTCAGGTGGAGCAATCGGTGTTGCCGTGGCTCTGGATGAGCTGGCCGCGGCCCTGGGGCGGGCTGAAAGGGTCATGCTGGTCTACATGGGCGTCAACCTGTTGATACTTGGTACCATAGGTTTTTTTCGGATCAGTAACTATGTCCTGCGTCCGGTGGGGCGGTTGGCCCGGCTGGCGGACCGGTACGAGGACAGCGAGACCAGGCTCTTTGCAGAACAGAGTGGTGCAAGCGAGTTCGCCCGGCTGGCCACGAGCCTGAACAGCATGCTGGCCCGCATCGGACGGGACCGGGCTGCCCTCGAGCAGTCGGTGCGGGAACTGGGCCTGGCGAACCGCAGGCTCAAGGAAAAGCAGCAGGAAATGATCCGGGCGGAAAAGCTGGCCTCTGTGGGCCGTCTGGCTGCCGGGCTTGCCCATGAAATAGGCAATCCCCTGGGGATCGTCCAGGGCTACCTGGGATTGCTGCAGCAGACTGAGGCCATGGGCGGAGACCAGAAGGAATATCTCCGCCGGGCTGAACAGGAACTGGAGAGGGTCACTCGTCTTATCCGTCAACTACTCGATTTCGCACGGGTATCAAAAGGTGAGCGGCGTGAGGTATCTGTCCACGAACTGCTGGCGGCGGAAAGGGCGATGGTCCGGGACCTGCCGCTTTTTCATGGAATGACACTTGCCTGTCATCTGGATGCGGAAAGAGACAGGGTGGTTGCCGATCCCGGGCAGCTGCGCCAGGTATTTCTCAACTGCCTGGTCAATGCCGCCGATGCTGTAGCGGCAAAAGAGGAGACGGATCCGTCAGGGCACATCGTGCTGCGGACGGAAAACCGCTCGGTTTCTTCCGAAGACGATGAGAGGGAGGTTGTGCTGATAACCATTGAGGATAACGGCGTGGGGATTGCACCTGGTATGCTTGATACTGTTTTCGATCCTTTCTTTACCACCAAGGAGCCTGGCAAGGGTACCGGTCTTGGCCTGGCGGTTTCTCTTGCCATTATCGAGGGGGCAGGGGGGGGCATGAGGCTTCGGGGCCGGGAAGGCGAGGGGGTGACTGTCGAAATCGAGCTGCCTGTGGCCGTGAAACAGGCAGGTGATATGGAACCGAAAGGCCAAGGGTCATGA
- a CDS encoding pilus assembly PilX N-terminal domain-containing protein produces MSEKEHDGHFPVVDNENGFVLVLALVMLLVLTLLGTFATRNTTFELQIAGNERVSRDVFYAAESGWMRAFQWLENWGSSSAPPLLNGINAAQDFPLVAEVTDQDFGGASYSYTVARSSTPRKVPGYSKQYLKFSYIITSTGTRGQSASRQVTVGVEKVSK; encoded by the coding sequence ATGAGCGAGAAAGAGCATGATGGCCATTTTCCCGTGGTCGATAACGAGAATGGTTTTGTCCTTGTTCTTGCCCTGGTCATGTTGCTTGTCCTGACCCTTCTGGGAACCTTTGCCACAAGGAACACGACGTTTGAGCTGCAGATAGCAGGCAATGAGCGGGTGAGCAGGGATGTTTTCTATGCGGCGGAAAGCGGCTGGATGCGGGCTTTTCAGTGGCTTGAGAACTGGGGATCCTCTTCTGCGCCGCCTCTGCTCAACGGTATCAATGCAGCCCAGGATTTTCCCTTGGTGGCCGAGGTGACCGACCAGGACTTCGGCGGTGCGTCGTATTCATATACCGTGGCCAGAAGTTCGACGCCCCGGAAGGTTCCCGGCTACAGCAAACAGTATCTTAAGTTTTCCTATATCATTACAAGTACTGGAACCCGTGGTCAGAGTGCCAGCAGGCAGGTGACTGTCGGCGTGGAAAAGGTTTCAAAATAG
- a CDS encoding PilC/PilY family type IV pilus protein gives MKPKYILWLVVFCVLVVSAGTGDATTFTRKVIQDSDDAVELSAGNIWKYSLDLYFGDYGLYAGYSYALSATGIRFTNVTVPAGAFITSARIELTRKSSNDNLDVVIAGQLDPDPATFEYITNDITSRVQTAATVAWKPDRWVPGNYNIVTPDLAAIVQELVDQPGWSSGNAMAFIFTGTGSARVKGYGDGSSIPRLVIEYELTAVPRITTDPADQVGVSTYEGIQASDTSFVLTNTGSAPLNFSISDNVTWLSCSVTSGTLAAGDSVVIPVQYAGSELESVGSYQGIITIHDDDGILADYELTATLLVKELVTGPICGDVPLYAQNLVNPAMLIELDVSGSMDSTMYVLDSANDPKTPDLQPIVQEIVNQASWVSGNAMVFMIDDLGGQREAISYDQAWYASPLLHVEYDNGGTVEIFETRVIASQDDAEEYDYGNMSLTSIDLDIGAYLSGIRFQDVTIPQGATILSAYLQFTSQSSLSSTTDAVIYGELVPDAASFTTASNDISSRTTTSSSVSWSSIPAWTVATRETRLKIAQDVLKNLVEDRAISWGFGSWTGNYSPADDYTRIHEGVKQRTVTETETLKTTIDSVSAGGMTPLEPSLLAAQKYFNGTKGALDGTYFDYTKDCQPKFLIEITDGLGNIETTLDGVIAKTNALADDKVTTVAIGFGIDDATQIQEIAKISNERGHAEDDLYALHEEDENGVGLPFLAMSGQALEEALNLVTTGVKKQLFYGSSPAPSTSVDHGTFVINAQFNAADWSGDLIATPYDPDTGALKKCYDSDGNETCDPDLIVGDCICWTASEMMPTVKSAWTVTPGGGGAGPAVEYLDATLSGDNYICKDLGDIIRSTPVIVEAPRKYYSFDNYRYFKYGDAASRSSMVYVGSNDGALHALDLATGVEQWRFYPEAVHDTLNMAASDPTYDSCDLFNYCHRYTVDGSPVVADVYLGSAYVVTDADGNITDPGWRTVLVNGLGNGGSAYFALDITTATNFDDVDPITYLWQFEDTELGFSTSTPGIERVSYDSTAITDFGGWAAFFGSGFDIGSNQLTKEAYAYGIEAYTGDPLWQSGGVDINRVKLEVANTLAYDGQTAEFVAGSVVTGSTSGATATIGTVLDEGDTGSLILVSNSISGTFQDNETITGSGGGVALVNGTLSSTSLDNALSDSLVVDIDYDDYGDTLYFGDLYGRMFRLTDIGKDQEPQVSLLFDIGTASHDTPIRAGGAYAYSETDNEVWLYFGTGQYEEQVDKYTTEQQYFFGLKDNLASPTETVGLDSLVSLVSTEVTSSISGEPATYRVIVGSNPGNEPWYVQLIADTNPSERVIARPMVVGGVVFFTTFRPDDDVCAGNGEAWLYALDYETGLPPDDPVFDINGDGEFNDDDQVLVGADLYQVAAVPIGRGIPTSPILEDDIIFVNTTDTPGSGLPVNLPDMKAQMRYWQDLSAQ, from the coding sequence ATGAAACCGAAGTATATCTTGTGGTTAGTCGTTTTCTGCGTGCTTGTTGTTTCGGCCGGTACCGGTGACGCTACAACGTTTACCAGGAAAGTCATCCAGGATTCTGACGATGCCGTTGAACTTTCTGCAGGCAATATCTGGAAGTACAGCCTCGATCTCTACTTCGGTGATTACGGACTCTATGCAGGATATTCTTATGCTCTCTCCGCAACTGGCATTCGGTTCACCAACGTCACTGTGCCCGCGGGAGCGTTTATAACTTCGGCGCGCATAGAGCTGACCAGGAAGTCCAGCAACGACAATCTGGATGTGGTCATCGCCGGACAGCTCGATCCCGATCCGGCGACATTCGAATACATCACCAACGATATTACCTCCCGTGTGCAGACTGCGGCTACTGTTGCCTGGAAACCGGACCGATGGGTTCCGGGTAACTATAATATCGTCACTCCGGACCTTGCAGCCATCGTCCAGGAACTCGTTGACCAGCCGGGCTGGTCAAGCGGCAACGCAATGGCATTTATTTTCACAGGTACAGGCAGTGCCCGGGTGAAGGGGTACGGCGACGGCTCAAGCATCCCGCGGCTTGTGATAGAGTATGAACTGACGGCGGTCCCGAGGATAACCACGGATCCCGCAGATCAGGTTGGCGTCAGCACCTATGAGGGAATCCAGGCCTCGGATACCAGCTTCGTCTTGACTAATACCGGTAGCGCGCCGTTGAATTTCTCCATCAGCGACAACGTGACCTGGCTGAGCTGCAGTGTCACCTCCGGTACTCTGGCTGCCGGGGATTCCGTCGTCATTCCTGTTCAGTATGCGGGCTCGGAGTTGGAAAGTGTCGGCAGTTATCAGGGAATCATCACCATCCATGACGACGATGGTATACTTGCCGATTACGAGCTCACCGCCACTCTCCTGGTCAAGGAACTGGTGACCGGGCCCATCTGTGGCGATGTGCCTTTGTATGCCCAGAACCTGGTCAACCCCGCCATGCTCATCGAGCTTGATGTTTCCGGTTCGATGGACAGTACCATGTATGTGCTCGATTCGGCCAATGACCCTAAGACCCCGGACCTGCAGCCCATTGTCCAGGAGATCGTCAACCAGGCATCATGGGTCAGCGGCAACGCCATGGTTTTTATGATCGACGACCTTGGCGGTCAGCGGGAGGCCATATCCTACGATCAGGCCTGGTATGCCTCTCCCCTGCTCCACGTGGAGTATGATAACGGCGGTACGGTTGAGATCTTCGAGACCAGGGTGATCGCTTCCCAGGACGATGCCGAGGAGTATGATTACGGCAACATGTCCCTGACTTCGATAGATCTTGACATCGGGGCCTATCTCAGCGGTATCCGATTCCAGGACGTCACCATCCCCCAGGGGGCGACCATTTTGAGCGCCTACCTTCAGTTCACCTCCCAGTCGAGCCTGAGCAGTACAACCGATGCGGTGATATACGGTGAGTTGGTACCCGACGCGGCGTCCTTCACCACGGCCAGTAACGATATCTCCAGTCGTACCACCACCTCGAGCTCCGTATCCTGGAGCAGCATCCCGGCCTGGACGGTGGCGACCAGGGAAACCCGGCTCAAGATCGCCCAGGATGTTTTGAAAAACCTGGTCGAGGACCGGGCCATATCCTGGGGGTTTGGTAGCTGGACCGGCAATTACAGTCCGGCGGACGACTATACCAGGATTCACGAAGGAGTAAAACAGCGGACCGTGACCGAAACAGAGACCTTGAAGACGACAATTGATTCCGTGAGCGCGGGCGGCATGACACCTCTGGAACCGTCGCTACTGGCGGCACAGAAGTATTTCAACGGTACCAAGGGCGCTCTGGACGGTACATATTTCGATTACACCAAGGACTGCCAGCCGAAGTTTCTCATTGAGATAACCGATGGTCTTGGCAATATCGAAACGACCCTTGACGGGGTAATCGCCAAGACCAATGCCCTGGCCGATGATAAAGTCACCACAGTGGCCATCGGCTTTGGTATCGATGATGCGACCCAGATCCAGGAAATAGCGAAAATTTCAAATGAACGCGGGCATGCGGAGGATGATCTCTACGCCCTGCACGAGGAAGACGAGAACGGCGTCGGTCTGCCGTTCCTCGCCATGAGTGGCCAGGCGCTCGAGGAGGCCCTGAACCTGGTGACCACCGGCGTCAAGAAACAGCTGTTCTACGGGTCTTCACCGGCTCCGTCGACCTCGGTGGACCATGGGACCTTTGTCATCAATGCCCAGTTCAATGCCGCCGACTGGTCCGGCGATCTCATCGCCACACCCTATGACCCTGATACCGGAGCGTTAAAAAAATGCTACGACAGCGATGGCAACGAAACCTGCGATCCTGACCTGATCGTGGGCGACTGCATCTGCTGGACCGCGAGCGAGATGATGCCGACCGTGAAAAGTGCCTGGACTGTCACACCAGGAGGTGGCGGTGCCGGTCCGGCCGTGGAGTACCTGGACGCTACTCTCAGTGGGGATAACTACATCTGCAAGGACCTCGGTGATATCATCCGGTCGACGCCGGTTATCGTCGAGGCGCCCAGGAAGTACTACTCCTTTGATAATTATCGTTATTTCAAATACGGAGATGCGGCCAGCCGTTCTTCCATGGTCTACGTCGGATCCAACGACGGAGCCCTGCATGCCCTGGATCTGGCCACCGGGGTGGAACAGTGGCGCTTCTATCCGGAAGCTGTCCATGATACCCTGAATATGGCCGCTTCAGATCCAACTTATGATTCCTGTGACCTGTTCAACTATTGCCACAGGTACACTGTCGATGGTTCACCGGTGGTGGCCGATGTCTACCTGGGCAGTGCGTATGTGGTCACGGACGCGGACGGCAATATCACTGATCCGGGCTGGCGGACTGTCCTGGTCAATGGCCTGGGCAACGGAGGGAGCGCCTACTTTGCCCTGGATATTACCACTGCGACCAATTTTGACGATGTTGATCCCATAACCTATCTCTGGCAGTTCGAAGATACCGAACTCGGCTTTTCGACAAGCACCCCGGGGATTGAGCGGGTTTCCTATGATTCGACTGCGATCACCGATTTTGGTGGCTGGGCGGCTTTCTTTGGCTCCGGTTTCGATATCGGCTCGAACCAGTTGACCAAGGAGGCTTATGCCTACGGTATTGAGGCGTACACCGGAGATCCACTGTGGCAGTCGGGCGGTGTGGATATCAATCGGGTCAAGCTCGAGGTAGCCAACACCCTGGCCTATGATGGCCAGACAGCGGAATTTGTCGCCGGATCGGTGGTCACCGGTTCCACTTCCGGAGCCACAGCGACCATCGGTACCGTGCTTGACGAGGGTGATACCGGCTCTCTCATTTTAGTGTCGAACTCTATCTCAGGCACATTCCAGGACAATGAGACCATAACCGGCTCCGGTGGCGGGGTCGCTCTGGTGAACGGGACCTTGAGCAGTACGTCCCTGGACAATGCCCTGTCCGACTCGCTGGTGGTCGATATAGACTACGATGACTATGGTGATACGCTTTATTTCGGCGACCTGTATGGAAGGATGTTCCGGCTGACCGATATCGGCAAGGATCAGGAACCGCAGGTGTCTCTGCTCTTCGATATCGGCACCGCCAGCCACGACACCCCAATTCGTGCCGGTGGAGCCTATGCCTACAGTGAAACAGACAATGAAGTCTGGCTGTATTTCGGGACCGGCCAGTACGAGGAGCAGGTCGATAAGTACACCACAGAACAGCAGTACTTTTTCGGCCTCAAGGACAACCTTGCCTCGCCGACGGAAACCGTCGGTCTCGACAGCCTGGTGTCCCTGGTCTCCACCGAGGTGACTTCGTCCATCAGCGGAGAACCGGCCACCTACAGGGTGATCGTTGGCAGCAACCCTGGCAACGAGCCATGGTATGTGCAACTGATCGCGGACACCAATCCCAGCGAGCGGGTCATTGCCAGGCCGATGGTGGTCGGCGGGGTAGTGTTCTTCACCACCTTCCGGCCAGATGACGATGTTTGTGCCGGCAATGGTGAGGCATGGCTGTATGCCCTGGATTACGAGACAGGCCTGCCTCCGGACGATCCGGTCTTTGATATCAACGGCGACGGGGAATTCAACGACGATGACCAGGTACTTGTGGGAGCTGATTTGTATCAGGTCGCCGCGGTGCCCATTGGCAGGGGGATCCCCACTTCGCCTATTCTTGAAGATGATATAATTTTTGTCAATACGACAGACACCCCTGGAAGCGGCCTGCCAGTTAATCTGCCGGACATGAAAGCGCAGATGCGTTACTGGCAGGATCTGTCCGCTCAGTAG